A window of Rhodopirellula halodulae contains these coding sequences:
- a CDS encoding two-component system sensor histidine kinase NtrB, producing MPEQRRIAETNALFQQRYETECAWVHRFMAWIMVGQWALGLAFAAFLSPYTWIGERQEIHIHVWAALLIGTSLSGFALYWMRLYPKEASTRHVVAIVQMLWSALLIHLSGGRIETHFHVFASLAILSIYRDWKILISATVVVAIDHFVRGVFYPLSVFGILTESPYRWIEHAAWVLFEVAFLAPGCYRLRKEVYELCARQLELQDAKRTVDQQVAERTRELSDAYELLAEKTAETEKLALVARYTDNAVLITDADSQIEWVNEGFTRITGYALEEVIGKRPLDFLHGPQTDPQIRETIRNANQHKVGFNVHTVNYRKDGQPYWVDIEVRPIRDADGEVRRFIGIQADVTERVTQEREKIRLHQELLDVSRQAGMAEIATGVLHNVGNILNSVNVSVSVIRNQCSKSALGHLQKVTDLIAEHESTFADFVSSDQRGKKIPSYVQRVTQALGDERQTIDEELVDLTKNIEHIREIVTMQQSMARTGNCNQRLELDTMIEDALAANKASLMNHQIRVIKELDDDAAVIETDKHRLLQILINLIKNAKDSMVEHGVDSPQITIRSRCEDEQLVLSVIDNGMGISRESLQQIFQHGYTTKDDGHGFGLHSSANAAGELGGRLEAFSDGIGTGARFDVTLPLNPPKSGIETKVFQATS from the coding sequence ATGCCTGAGCAACGTCGGATCGCTGAAACGAACGCCCTGTTCCAACAACGCTACGAAACCGAGTGTGCTTGGGTCCACCGCTTCATGGCTTGGATCATGGTCGGGCAATGGGCGTTGGGGTTGGCATTTGCCGCGTTTCTATCGCCCTACACCTGGATCGGTGAGCGTCAAGAAATCCACATTCACGTTTGGGCCGCGTTGCTGATTGGCACTTCGCTGTCCGGGTTTGCGCTGTATTGGATGCGGCTCTACCCCAAAGAAGCGAGCACTCGTCACGTGGTGGCGATCGTGCAAATGCTTTGGTCCGCGTTGCTGATTCACTTGTCAGGCGGACGCATCGAAACTCACTTTCACGTGTTCGCTTCGCTGGCAATTCTGAGCATCTATCGTGACTGGAAGATTCTGATCAGCGCGACAGTCGTTGTCGCAATCGATCACTTCGTTCGAGGCGTGTTCTACCCTCTTTCGGTGTTTGGAATCCTGACTGAAAGTCCTTATCGCTGGATCGAACACGCGGCATGGGTCTTGTTCGAAGTCGCGTTCCTCGCACCGGGGTGTTATCGACTTCGTAAAGAGGTCTACGAACTTTGTGCCCGTCAGCTCGAACTGCAAGACGCCAAACGCACCGTGGATCAACAGGTTGCCGAGCGTACTCGCGAACTTTCGGACGCCTATGAACTGCTGGCGGAAAAGACCGCTGAGACGGAAAAGTTGGCTCTGGTCGCGCGGTACACCGACAACGCGGTCCTCATCACCGATGCGGATTCGCAAATTGAGTGGGTCAACGAAGGCTTCACTCGTATCACCGGGTATGCACTGGAGGAGGTCATTGGCAAACGGCCTTTGGACTTCCTGCACGGACCGCAAACCGATCCGCAAATTCGCGAAACCATCCGAAACGCGAACCAACACAAGGTTGGATTCAACGTTCATACCGTGAACTATCGCAAAGACGGGCAACCGTATTGGGTCGACATCGAAGTCCGCCCCATTCGCGATGCCGACGGCGAAGTGCGTCGATTCATTGGCATCCAAGCCGATGTGACTGAGCGAGTCACACAGGAACGCGAAAAGATTCGTCTGCACCAGGAATTGCTGGACGTTTCGCGGCAGGCCGGGATGGCCGAAATCGCGACGGGTGTGCTGCATAACGTTGGGAACATCCTGAACAGCGTCAACGTTTCCGTCTCGGTGATTCGAAATCAGTGTTCCAAGAGTGCTTTGGGGCATCTGCAAAAGGTCACCGATCTTATCGCCGAACATGAATCGACCTTCGCCGATTTCGTCAGCAGCGATCAACGTGGAAAGAAGATTCCTTCCTACGTGCAACGAGTCACACAGGCGCTCGGTGACGAACGTCAAACCATCGACGAAGAGCTGGTCGACTTGACCAAAAACATCGAACACATCCGTGAGATTGTCACGATGCAGCAGTCGATGGCTCGCACGGGCAACTGCAATCAAAGGCTCGAGTTGGACACGATGATCGAGGACGCTTTGGCTGCCAACAAAGCGTCGCTGATGAATCACCAGATTCGAGTTATCAAAGAATTGGACGACGACGCCGCTGTGATCGAAACGGACAAACATCGATTGCTTCAGATTCTGATCAACCTGATCAAGAACGCGAAAGATTCGATGGTGGAGCACGGGGTCGACTCACCCCAGATCACGATCCGCAGTCGCTGCGAAGACGAACAATTGGTTCTTTCAGTGATCGACAACGGGATGGGAATCTCCCGCGAAAGTCTTCAGCAGATCTTTCAACACGGATACACGACGAAGGACGACGGCCACGGCTTTGGGTTGCACAGCAGTGCCAACGCGGCCGGTGAACTCGGTGGGCGTTTGGAAGCGTTCAGTGACGGCATTGGCACCGGCGCACGCTTTGACGTGACGCTGCCATTGAACCCTCCGAAATCAGGAATTGAAACCAAGGTATTTCAAGCAACATCATGA